Below is a genomic region from Neomonachus schauinslandi chromosome 2, ASM220157v2, whole genome shotgun sequence.
TGGCAAGAAATGATCTGGTATTTTAACTTCAATCCTGGGAGAAAGATGAAGGAGAAGAATGGTTTGTTGATTCTACCAAATTGTCCAAAATAACTTCAGTCTCAGATTGGCATTGTGATATGAACACTTGTAGGTGAGAATTCCTGACTGACATTCAGGCTAATTGGACCACAAATAAAGTAGAGTTGGGCAATATCCAGATCATTTATTATCCACAGAGTTGGTTGTGTGAAGTTCAGAATCCAGAATCTAAATTATAGTACTTATTAATGTGGCATTTTCTCAGTATTACGGTgacataaaagctaaaaataaataaggttgaCCCATTTGCAAAATAAGATCTATAAGTAAAAGATTATTTGACAAGAACAGAAAATTTAcaagtgttattatttttaaaaagacaaaaattgatGACTTGTGAAGAAAACAGCTTGTTCATAAATAACTTTCTGTGAAGGCCTCCCTGTATATGCAAGTCAGTCTACTGGAATTCTAGGTTATTCTCTCTGGTTGTACAAGCAGAAGTGAGCACTGGAAATAACCTATTCTCTAATACAATCTGTACAGCTTGGAGCAAAAGAAGCTTACTGCTGCAAAGTGATGGATGGCCTAGTTTCTCCAGACATTTCCTCTAGGTTCCAGGTAACACAGTAGAGCAGGATCTACTTGACTCATTTTCTCCTCAGTTCTCTGATCATAGCTTTGCTTTCCTACCTCCCCAGCCAAgctacaccacacacacacacacacacacacacacacacacacacacttccattCCAcgatgtttctttttaaattattctttcttgttttgtacCACCTTTCCTCCATTGCCTCTTAGGAAACTTACATACTGtctgccatctttttttctttccagtttttttgaaGGCATAGCAACATATacaaggtaaatatatatatatatatatatatatgaatagaaCAGCTACAATATTAAGTACTTGAGATCAAATTGAAGGCCACAGTGGGGCCTGTCCCTGTCCATTAGGGAAGGGAAAATTGTCCATAAGGGTGCATATGGGGAATCAGGGTTACGTTATAGACCTGGAAGAAGATCAAAAACTATCTGTCGCAGGCTTAGTCATCTAAGAGCAGAGCCAGTGAGGAGCAGAGCATGCACCTCTAGTGCATAACCAGCAGCCCCACCCGCAGATGCCTGTTAATGGGAGGGGTCCTAGGGAAGGGGCCATCAGGTCTGTTACCAGGACTTAAGTTGAGACAAGCTCTGTGCATTGCAAAGAGCAAAGCCATGGACCCTGGAACAAAGTGGGTGTCTTGGCAAGGAAAAGCCTTTCAAGTGAGaaactgagggggaaaaagggGGACTTGGCATGGTGCCACCATTTCCTCCTCTTGGGTCTCAGTGCCTTTCACAGATCTTCCACCAGCACCATGTTGGGACAGAGCATCCAGAGGTTCACACACAGGAGACACTATGAGGAGGGCCTAGGGAAGAATTTGCCATTTTCAGTGAAAAACAAGTGGCAGCTATTAATTATGATGACTGTGTACTTTGGATCTGGATTTGCTGCATCCTTTTTTATAGTAAAACACCAACTACTTAAGAAATAAGGATATGTTAGTTAATCCATGAGATAGATAAGAAGAAAAGCACTTTAAGACAcgcaatttctttgaaaaatggatCAAACTCTTGAATTTAATGTACTTGTTATGTTTGTAAATAAACTTATGGcatgactgaaaaaaaatgggaaattgaattaaatgtttgatacagagaagaaagagaacaaaagacaaagactACAATAAAACAATGTTTCTCAGCTCAAATATCCTTGAGTTCTTATGCTTTATCTCAAAAATTCATGACACGATAAGTCTATTCCAAAATATACCTTTGtgtatttcaatataaaaatattttaaatactgcaACATCTAGAAAATTAACGTATCATGTGTAGCCTTGGTTGTCAGCATACTCTGTGGGACACAGCTGAGTGCCCCACACCATATGCTGTCCCAGAAGTCTCAGCAGTATTGAACCTAATAGCCCACATCTGTACTCTATGCACTAACATACCCCATTTTATCTGCCCTTCCCTATCTCACTTCCCCACTCCACTGCAAGTATTTGTTGAGATCACCCCCAATACACTATGAaccctcaaatttttatttcatagtctGCTTCTGGGGGGAACCTGATCTACATCTAGTACCTAATGTGGTGCCTGGAAGGTAGCAGGTACTTCTTAAGTGGTCAAAAGAGGAATGATGATTTCCAAATTTCTCCAGGTGAAACTGCTTGACTGGAGTCTTGCAGCTTTAACCCCAAACTTCCAGCCCAGCAGAGTCTTCTGAACTTTACATTTTTGTATTAGAGAAGGATGACAACAGAGGTATTATCAGTAGGAttctccagaggaacagaactaataagagatagagatagagatagatttattttaagaaattgactCACATGGTTGTGGGAACTAGAAAATGTGAAATCTATAGGGCAGGTCGTCAAGCTGAAAATTTAGCTAAGAGTTGATGTCTTGAGTCCAAAATCCACAGGGCAGCACGCTAGAGACTCAGGCTTTCTAAGTGACAGTCTTgaagcagaattccttcttttccaGGAAATCTCAATTTTTGCTCTTAAGGTCTTCAACTGACTGAATGAGGCCCACgttatggagggcaatctgctttacttaaagtcaactgattgtagatGCTAACCATATCTATCCACCAAAAACATTCACAGCAAtatctagattagtgtttgaccaaacaactgggcacTGTAGTCCAGTCAGGTTAACATTAcctggttaaatttttttttaagatttttttttttatttattctttcgagacacagagatacagagagagagagagagcatgagcagggggagaggcagagggaggaggagaagcaggctccccacgagcagggagcctgatgcagggctcgatcccaggacgctgggatcatgacctgagccgaaggcaaatgcttaaccatctgagccacccaggcgccccttacctggTTAAATTTAACCAACACAAGAGGTACCTATCTTCTTAATATAGTCCTTTAAAAGCCtttgtcctggggtgcctgggtggctcagtcggttaagtggctgcctttggctcaggtcatgatctcagggtcctgggatcaagccctgcatagggctccctgctcggcgaggagcctgcttctccctctccctatgctgcttcccctacttgtgctctctctctgtcaaataaataaataaaatctttaaaaaaaaataaataataaaagcccTTGTCCGAGTCATACAAGCATCCACAGAACCCTATTCTACTTTGACCTCCTCATTGTCTCCCTAATATCCTCTCTCTACCACACTTcaattttgattttctgttttatggaGAACTTTGGCCCATTACATTGCTGCCTTATTCTTCTGTTCCTCATCTGTCCCTGCTGAATTGGACTCCACTCTTGGGCACTGGCCTCTTGAGCTGGTCAGAGCCCCTAGCAGAGTACCACTTGGCTGTCATCTGGGTCCAGAGTGGTCCATTCTGGTGGATCCCAGATGTGATATTTTCCAAAGTCCTAATACAATACAAAGTTTAATTCGTAGAACTAAACATGAAATATGTCAAATAGCACTTGTGTTAAGGGAAAAGGGAAGTGGCAAAATCAAACTTCAGCcccaaggaggaagggaggagaggctgTGATTCACTACCAGTATTTTAGTCAgatctcttgtgtgtgtgtgagtgtgtgtgtgtgtgtgtgtgtgtgtgtgtgtgacttaatATCTAAGCAcactggaaacattttaaaagaatatctttGACACATTACATCAGATAAATGTTTCCATCTCAAATGACTCATGTGCTGGAACAACTTCACTTGACAATACAAATAAAGCGTATAGGAAATGTGGATGGTTAAAGAGCACATTTTAAGGTATTCAATTTATGAGTAAAGATGTAaaagtttctaaaattttaagaattactttTTATATTCCTGCAACACAGACTGTCAGAATTAGAACAAACCTGGAAagtcaaaaattttaattccttttgacAGAGTGAAATTTGTACTTTACAagactaaaattaagaaaattgctTCACATTACAAAACAAGATAGATTGTTAGTTGAAGTCTGTTACCAGGACTGCTGTGATTTGTGATGCTGTGTTGTGATGTTGTGTTGTGATAATTTATCAGTATTAAAAGAGAGGATTTCTGAAAACTTCTGAAGTTGTCATTTTTATCACTAGTTTCACTAGTTGGGCTTATAAGGCAATAGTGGGACCTAAACATTTTCAAGGCAAAAATTACCCTCATTTATCCCAGTTTCCCAGTTTAGTGAAACTGGGAGGCAAAGTTCCAAGTTCACACTCAAATTATCTAATAACTCAACTCATGCTTTCTCATGATTCCAGAATGTTTATTTTGGGTGTTTATGATTTGTTGCTGCcattcttttctatatttcttccttcctttcttccttcatttctctctctctctccttctctctccatcttctccaGAGCTGCAGAGATTCAACATGgagggaaaaaatattatttcatttaacccttaTAACATTTCATAAGATGGGGGTTATTTTCTCTGagttttacagattaagaaaatgaaacttaaaaaaaataaaaaataagacttgAATGTTAGATAACTTGTCATAATTCCCAATAAAGTTCATAATAACagagcttggatttgaacccagtttcTTTGACATCACATTGCCTCTCTGGGATAAATGAGGGTAATTTTTGCCTCAAAAATGTTTAGGTCCCACTATTGCCTTATAAGCCCAACTAGTGAAACCAGTGATAAAAATGACAACTTCAGAAGTTTTCAGAAATCCTCTCTTTTAATActgataaatttaaatttgagaaCTTCTATTGACTAAAGAATTTACAAAGTTTAAAAGGGgataatatttccttttattcactGTGCATTTCTGCACATCTCTGTAAGAAGTTCCTATGAACATCTTCCAGTATCTTCCTCTACATTATTAATTTCTAGGCATTAGGAGAAtaataagattttattaagtCTTAGAGATGCAATCTTGAAAATGTAAGAAACatgattaataagaaaaaggaatgtgGGACTCTGCAGCTAAATAACACTATTTTGATCTGTTCTTCTTGAAAATGTATAatgtttttctaataataaaCGGAGGGACCTACGGGTCAGTTTGCTATTCTTCACttcaaagataataataatattcaggGAATTATTAGTTTTGTATCTGAGAGTAATTACTCCTTCAAGCTATTGCTTGATTTGAATAGATTTTATTAGACTTTGAAGTTTGTTGGCATCTACCTTAGAGACTATTGTTTCACTAGAAAGAGTTTTGTTAGCTCAATACTTTCCTTTAGTAACTAAATGACCTGATCACAGAGACTGGGAtattgttgttggtttgtttttgttttttttttaagatttatttatttattttggggggagggcaggagagagagaatttcaagcattctccccgctgagtgcagagcccaacgtggggctcaatctcacgaccctgagatcatgacctgagacgaaataaagagttggacacttaactgactgagccacccaggtgccccgagactgggatattgttaagttttaaaaaattatttgaaggaatctgatttaaatttaaatgagacTCATCCTTAGGCTCTTCTGAGAAGAGAGAATTCATGCACAAGAATGTATTTGTCATGAGCTTGGGGGTCTAAGTCCCTTGGTTCTTGGGTTTAGATACTAAGATCTACTTacgagctgtgtgatcttgggtacaTTTCCAAGACTCTTTattctttggttttctcatctaaaaaatggggataatactgcTTCCTACTTCATAAGGTCAATATGAGAATAAAAAGAGTCACTGGGTATCACGTCCTTCAAAGATGCCTGGTCCCTGGTAGGTCTGAGAGAATTTTTATCCAGAACTTCTCAAACTTTGATAGTTATTAGAATCTCATAAGGaacttggtaaaaataaaaagccttatCCTCTCTCAGTGAGTCTGGGCCTTCATGTTCATTATTGGCTTCTAGGTGATGATACACATCAAAGACTAAGAACCACCAGTTTAGACAATAATAATAAGGGTTTGTTCATCTTCTacatatgccaggcattgtgctcaATCTAAAGACACAAAGAAGAATGCATCAATCCAGGTTCAGTTGCAAAAACCAGACACTGCTAGCTTTCTTAAGCAGAAAGAGATTTTATACAGATCATTAAATACTTACGACATAGCAGGAAAGACTTGAGGAGCTACTTCTAGACCAGGGTTCCCAAAATGACTCTCAGAACATTGTCAAGGTGGCTGTTACCTCTGTCACAGTCAGGGGTGGAAGAGTCAGATGATACCattcaggggtgtctgggtggctcagttggttaagcgtccgacttttgattttggcttatgtcatgacctcagggttatgagatcaagccctgtgtcagactccatacacagtgtggagcctgcttaagatcttaagattcttcctctccctcgaagaaagaagaagaaggaggaggaggaggaggaggaggaggaggagaaggagaagaagaaggggaagaagatcATCCAGTTCAGGAACTGTTGAGTTTGAGGATACGCTGCCTTAGCTGCCAGCTGACAATCAAGAGTCTACCTTGATCACCACAATAACTGCCTCACAACCTCCTTCAAACCAGGACTGGACACTACCATGCTGCTACTGAGCAGCCCAGCACTTTATGACTGTGCCTGTCCCAGCAACACCCACAGCAGCCTGAAGATGGCCCTGCCTCACTTCCACCTTCCAAATTTCCCTTGAGAACATCTAATCAGTGAAACCAATTTACATTTGAGACTGGAGGAGAATATTTTAAGCTCTCTAACCTCTACAGTATAGGAAGACACACTGGAAGGAAGTTGGAAGGGATGCTGAATGCCAATCTTCCAATTCCATCATAGACAAATGTATTAGTTGGCTAAAGCTGCCATAACAAGATACCAAAATACCAGACTGGGTAACTTAGATAACAGAAGTCTATTTtgcatggttctggaggctagaagtccaagatcaaggtgttgacatGTTTGGTTGCTCCTTAgggctctctccttggcttccagatggctccttctccctgtgtcctcaccttTCATCTGTGACTATGCatctctggtatctcttcctcttcttttttttttttaaagattttatttatttatttgagagagagaatgagagagagcatgagagggaagagggtcagagggagaagcagactccccgctgagcagggagcccgatgcaggactcgatccagggactccaggatcatgacctgagccgaaggcagtcgcttaaccaactgagccacccaggcgccctctcttcctctccttataaGAACACCAGACCTATTGGATTTAGGGCCTCACCTTTATGACTTCATTTAGTCTTAATTACTTCGTTAGAGggcctatttccaaatacagtcacactagGAGTTAGGGCTCCAAATTATGAATTAGGGAGGAGAGGACACAACTCAGTCCATAACAGTAACTTAGACAAGCCTGTTCCCTGGACGAATTTCCTCTAAGAGAAAAGGTTATGAACACAACTGCAGGTGTTAAGAGCCATAACATAAGTAGGTAGAGATTATGGTCAAAATACAGCACGAGATGGAGGTGAGCCTTTGATGACAGGTTGCATGTGCCCGTATAGAGCTTATAACTGGAATCCTTATCCATATTAATTCTCCTTTTCCATTCCAGAGGTAGAGTTCTAGTGCAAACTCCAATGCCCAACAATAATGGGAAAAGATGGTACAAAATGTTGCCTATAGGAGATTGCTGACATTCTGTACAAATCTCCACTCCTTTGACTTCAGGAACAACCTGGTGGCTGATGGGCTACAGGGAGGAAGGTAAGACAGTTTTGCTCATTAGTACCCTGTTGAttgatttaaaatacaaaataaaaggtgACAGTTTTGAACATTCACTAAGAAGCAGGTTCAGTGCTAAGACCTTTacatgtttatttcctttaagCCTCATTTCAAAATCATCTAGACTTTCCAGGATTTGAATCTGGGCTGTCTCCAATGACTGGTTTCTTATTTATGGTGTCAAGAACCTGGATCCCTTGCCTTTCTGATTCATCCACGGTTCTAATCCTTGAGGATCACCGCAGGGAGCATACCAACCCTGCAGTTCAAACCTTCCACCTAATACTTTATCTTTTTGccaaatttatttctgatttttaatcttttagccttcttttgaatttttacccataaaatcacttaaattatttaataataattactaatcatttcattttattatttatttttcaatcatcTGGCTCTGTTTTATTTAGTCTTGTTCTTTAGTCATTCCTAACTGTTCctaatttttctatttgtcttagAGGAGTTTCTCCTTTGCACAGCAACTTGGAAATTAGTTTTcattccaaaggaaagaaaaagatataattaaggccatctgcctttggtttttggatactcatttaacaaatatttattccatGTCTCTCATGTGTCAGGCTCCATCCTAGGCCCTGGAGATCCAGCAATGAAATAGATCATCAAGAAATCTGACCTTAGAATGCTCACACCCCGGGGAGGAaatagacaagaaaggaaaggataatcacattttcagaaacaaaacactgTGATGGGTGGTGTCTGATATGTGGactgggtggtcagggaaggcatctCAGAGGTGGTGACATCTGACAAGGCTGACCCAGGGTACTTAGCCATTGACATCAAATTATACTCATCATCCAAATAATTAACACACTCTTAAAGGTAATTATCACTTTTAtgaagaagtaaaaaacaaaggaaagaaagcccaAGCTGCTAGTGGTTAGATGCTTGGTAGCTGTGAGCAGTAAATCTTCTGAAGACTGATGAAAAGCTGTGGCTAAGAACAGACCTTCCTCATTTGGTATAATCTCTTgctcttttgtgtgttttttctccattttctaggCACTAGGGATTTCTTCACTGAACTCTTAGGTGAGTGTGAATCCTTGAAACTGCAAGTTATGTGtgcctgttcttttttattagtaATCAGTAGAATTCAGGGCTGAGCATTCCAGACACCCTGCCATTCTGTTGAAACATCTCacaattttctaaaagatttatttatttatttgagagagagagagcacagggggagtggaagggcagagggagagagagaatcccaagcagactccccactgagtgcagagcctgatgcggggctccatcccaggaccccgagatcatgacctgagccaaaatcaagagtcagctgttcaaccgactaagccacccaggtgccttactGAGCATGTTTAAAAGACACCACAGTTAAGCCAATAGTGTGCTGGCTTCTGATTACAAAGTTGCACTGGTTTACTCCAATCCTTTCTCTtacatgatatttttctttcagcgAATTTTTGAGAATATGAGTTGTGCATTGCACACCAACTAAACTATGTTCTTTCATTAAGCCAGTAATCATCCAAATCTGTGCCTTAAATTTCCAACTATATTCCAGGTAGAAACGAATTGTTCCTTGATGCTACTCTAGGTTTGAATTTGACTATGTCCATTACTGCAAATCTGGATGACAAAAAACTCAGGCTAGAGAGTAtgatactaagcaaaataagtcagtcagagaaagacaaataccatatgatttcactcatatgtggattttaaaagaaataaaacaaatgaacatgttgcggggggtgggtaggggaagagaggaaaaccaaggaaacagacttaactatatagaacaaactgatggtcaccagagggtaggtgggtggggaatgggtgaaataggtgatggagattaaggagggcacttgtgatgagcactggtgttgtgtggaagtgttgaatcactgtattgtacacctgaaaccagtattaccctgtatgttaattaactggaatttaaattaaaagtttggggagaaaaaaaaacaaagcctcaGACAGTCATTTAATACTTGTAAACAGCTATATGCTTGTCATTAGGTAGCCAAAATACCCAGACAATTGactgttgggttttgttttttgtgttttgtcttttccaataTTCCTCCAGATGATTCAGTGTAGATGCAGCCAAGGAAATCTTTGAATCATAAATGCCCAATTTTCATGGCAGATTACAAATTTCTACAACCAGCATGActcatcagtttttttctcagaaagaACAGTTCCTCCAAGGACCAGGATTTTGGTTTCTCAGTCAATTTTCCCAGAAATTCTTTGATGCTAATCTTGAATGTAACCTTTGCTCTTTAAGATGACCTTCTGAATTTTAAGCACAAAATGGAAATACTTAAtgaggaaaacataaaacaaacagcCAATTCAGATCCTATTGACTTTATCACTCAGTTATACATTTTCCTTCCTTGTAAGGCCaggcaaaacaaaagagaactgaATGGAAAAATCAAACTCTTCGAGGTTCACACATCATCTGTGAATATTTCCTGTGATC
It encodes:
- the LOC110571313 gene encoding cytochrome c oxidase subunit 7C, mitochondrial-like, with the translated sequence MLGQSIQRFTHRRHYEEGLGKNLPFSVKNKWQLLIMMTVYFGSGFAASFFIVKHQLLKK